A genomic stretch from Shewanella sediminis HAW-EB3 includes:
- a CDS encoding Ig-like domain-containing protein: MMNIKDKHTPYKKLILAGMISMLVACGSDNDDPLPPPEENNPPIANPSSAETTIGTSILIDALANDTDPDGDPLTIETVTVTSGAGTALIQDNKILFVSDKVGATVLNYTISDGNGGEAESTVTVVVLSDEVALAYVGTDTCIACHTDKKTYYETGHNFKLTKVNGEKPLYPFSSIPNGILEFFDVNNTLGNPSSWADISYVIGGYKSSTMFIDQNGYIMTGNAVGTFPVPEGTEANAHMTWPWNPNDAPDSHGYDYCGRCHTTGWQDYTEGAGDNRNLNRQDDMPGMGGTFAMTGVQCESCHGAGSEHVKGPSKHNIVKLADARVPGDYTADDMGYGKPATCQECHTTDDAVRRYPSYESPFEQKFGAGTLNARLKRTSGFGPEGRRDGRGGRHAATTLIGADPDTGVAMGKKKDFTCSTCHNPHRSENYQDQPGHEDAMVRECTDCHDKEFADVPGSEIASAAHEFIAKCTDCHMPSESHLLKIDLEGAKDDPRHFSADGEYMKPWLRAYDSCSGCHADDYDARASKIGQIHKY, from the coding sequence ATGATGAATATAAAAGATAAACACACACCATATAAGAAGTTAATACTGGCTGGTATGATCTCTATGCTGGTGGCTTGTGGTAGCGATAACGACGATCCGCTTCCACCACCGGAAGAAAATAATCCACCGATTGCTAATCCAAGCAGTGCTGAAACCACTATAGGTACCAGTATCCTGATAGACGCTTTGGCCAACGATACCGATCCCGATGGTGATCCATTGACTATCGAAACCGTGACCGTGACATCAGGCGCAGGAACAGCATTGATTCAAGATAATAAAATCTTGTTCGTGTCAGATAAAGTCGGTGCCACAGTACTCAATTACACCATCTCAGATGGTAATGGCGGCGAGGCAGAGTCGACTGTCACTGTCGTGGTGCTATCAGATGAAGTGGCCCTGGCCTATGTCGGTACAGATACTTGTATCGCCTGTCATACGGATAAAAAAACCTATTATGAGACTGGTCATAACTTCAAGCTGACTAAGGTTAATGGAGAGAAACCACTCTACCCGTTTTCCTCTATTCCTAATGGAATCCTGGAATTTTTTGATGTAAATAACACGCTGGGTAACCCTTCAAGCTGGGCAGATATCAGTTACGTTATCGGTGGTTACAAAAGCAGTACCATGTTCATCGACCAGAATGGCTACATCATGACAGGGAATGCGGTTGGTACATTCCCTGTTCCAGAGGGGACTGAAGCGAATGCTCACATGACGTGGCCCTGGAACCCGAATGATGCACCTGATTCACATGGCTATGATTACTGTGGTAGATGTCATACCACAGGTTGGCAAGATTACACCGAAGGAGCCGGTGATAACCGCAACCTGAACAGACAAGATGATATGCCGGGTATGGGCGGTACGTTCGCTATGACCGGTGTTCAGTGTGAAAGTTGCCACGGTGCCGGTAGTGAACACGTTAAGGGCCCGTCAAAACATAATATTGTTAAACTAGCTGATGCACGTGTTCCTGGCGATTACACTGCAGATGATATGGGATATGGTAAGCCGGCTACCTGTCAAGAGTGCCATACTACCGATGATGCCGTCAGACGCTACCCATCCTACGAGTCTCCCTTTGAACAGAAGTTTGGCGCAGGCACTCTGAATGCACGCTTGAAGCGGACCTCCGGCTTTGGCCCTGAAGGGCGCAGAGATGGCCGTGGTGGCAGACATGCTGCGACAACCTTGATTGGTGCCGATCCGGATACAGGCGTGGCTATGGGTAAGAAGAAGGACTTCACCTGTTCAACCTGTCATAACCCTCACCGGTCGGAAAACTATCAGGATCAACCTGGTCATGAAGACGCGATGGTAAGAGAGTGTACTGACTGTCATGACAAGGAGTTTGCCGACGTCCCTGGTAGCGAAATCGCTTCAGCCGCTCACGAGTTCATCGCCAAGTGTACCGATTGCCACATGCCTAGTGAATCTCACCTGCTCAAGATCGATCTCGAGGGGGCAAAGGACGACCCAAGACACTTCTCTGCAGACGGCGAGTATATGAAACCTTGGCTTCGTGCTTATGATAGTTGTTCAGGCTGTCATGCGGATGACTATGACGCGCGTGCCTCGAAGATAGGACAAATTCATAAGTATTAG
- a CDS encoding AraC family transcriptional regulator, with protein MKSIKNVPNVEFRAPNIQKSGVEVLDLDIFYKKLSQCKFDPSKPHRINYFCFIYITEGEGGHFIDFQYHTFQKGSFIFVNKNQVHAFDLDSRPQGKMINVTEAFFDSILTNIRLPLFTPTHLVSSYLPVLNLSQTLTQTCDALLLEIDRAQTPANSDPLLIQLLFSSLLVALARERKSNTEHLSETQTMRFNQFLLSIEEKFTHTREASAYAEILHISYKSLNQLCKLACDQTAKQLIDAHTILEIKRRLIIDNSQVQEVAYELGFDDVTYFVKFFKRHTLLTPSQFKEYSKAK; from the coding sequence ATGAAAAGCATCAAAAATGTACCTAATGTTGAATTTCGAGCGCCTAACATTCAAAAATCAGGAGTCGAAGTTTTAGATCTCGATATTTTTTATAAGAAGTTGTCTCAGTGTAAATTCGATCCTTCAAAACCTCATCGAATTAACTACTTTTGCTTTATCTATATAACTGAAGGTGAAGGTGGGCACTTCATTGACTTTCAGTATCATACCTTTCAGAAGGGAAGCTTTATATTCGTCAATAAAAATCAAGTGCATGCGTTTGATTTAGACAGCCGTCCTCAGGGAAAGATGATCAATGTGACTGAAGCATTTTTCGACTCAATCCTGACCAATATCCGTCTTCCCCTCTTTACGCCGACTCATCTGGTGAGTTCATACCTGCCTGTGCTCAACTTGAGTCAGACTTTGACACAGACTTGTGATGCCTTGTTATTGGAGATAGATAGGGCGCAAACACCGGCTAACAGCGACCCCCTACTGATACAGTTGCTGTTTTCTTCTCTGCTGGTGGCCTTAGCTCGAGAGCGGAAAAGTAATACGGAGCACCTGAGTGAGACGCAGACGATGCGCTTCAATCAATTCCTGTTATCAATTGAGGAGAAGTTCACCCATACAAGAGAAGCGTCGGCCTATGCGGAGATACTTCATATTTCCTATAAGTCCTTGAACCAACTCTGCAAGCTGGCTTGTGATCAAACCGCTAAACAGCTGATCGATGCTCACACAATATTGGAGATTAAGAGAAGACTCATCATAGATAACTCTCAGGTACAGGAGGTCGCCTATGAGCTCGGCTTCGATGATGTGACTTACTTCGTTAAGTTTTTTAAGAGACACACTCTACTCACTCCCTCTCAGTTCAAAGAATATTCCAAGGCGAAATAA
- a CDS encoding diguanylate cyclase domain-containing protein, producing MNRLPTKSKLTKYFPFMKKIGYKLTGSFLVAILFVLAVGLFFNLKMVQSNYSHLMNSEFQGILDAHEFAMKQYVTASETWSKHLADENELRDILSRSELSAANTEHFFKEHEVVFFESTFVNLLDNKGKVIYCSHQCEYLGNSFLGVELIRQVRRALTTKSAIVGDSDKFAFYAASPVFKKGSTTESIGFVIVGKIIDDNYLSNIQLGDDDIEMAIVRDRAVMASTIKIDGEPLIDIPLPYLEYLQLLKKTDAIIEITFSKQKYFVTAKNLVQMSGGMPGSILLLKPRKELESIESALFSQYMYLTLLSLVIIIVLGTVITRRLLSPVINLTKASIEVASGKQGIRAEIQSSDEFAVLARNFNTMLVTIEEQHCFIQKQNESLEERVEERTQDLHLVMNDLKKLTVAVEKSPVGMLITDSTGIIEYVNPMFTELSGYSREEAVGQTPLILQSEHTSEDKIKQLCQQVSQGHSWRGEFLNKTSHEQLLWHRVLITPITNEDGLISHYLGSIEDITEKKESEEKLIQQATFDTLTQLPNRFLAEYRLNQTLSAAQRDGKKGALLFLDLDNFKEVNDTLGHHAGDELLKRVATLMKNAVRKEDTVARLGGDEFLVILNHIQKREDAESVAGKIIKLVAQEPLIENCSIKVSASIGIAVFPDDATKAKKLMQKADTAMYVAKKQGKNRFSFFKSEDE from the coding sequence ATGAATAGGTTACCAACAAAGAGTAAGTTAACTAAATACTTTCCCTTCATGAAGAAGATAGGTTACAAGCTCACGGGGAGTTTCCTTGTGGCTATTCTGTTTGTACTTGCGGTTGGCCTGTTTTTCAATTTGAAAATGGTTCAGAGTAATTATTCACACCTGATGAATTCAGAGTTTCAAGGCATTTTAGATGCTCATGAGTTTGCAATGAAACAGTATGTCACCGCGTCCGAGACCTGGTCCAAGCATTTAGCGGATGAAAATGAGCTTAGAGATATTTTAAGCCGTTCCGAACTGTCTGCAGCGAATACAGAACATTTCTTTAAGGAGCATGAGGTTGTTTTCTTCGAGAGCACATTTGTTAATCTTCTCGACAACAAGGGAAAGGTGATCTATTGCTCCCATCAATGTGAATATCTCGGGAACTCGTTTTTAGGCGTTGAACTTATCCGGCAGGTGAGAAGAGCATTAACGACTAAGAGTGCGATTGTCGGAGATAGCGACAAGTTTGCATTTTATGCTGCCAGCCCGGTATTTAAAAAGGGCTCGACGACCGAGAGTATAGGCTTTGTCATTGTTGGGAAGATTATCGATGATAATTACCTGTCGAATATTCAATTGGGTGATGATGACATTGAGATGGCCATCGTTCGAGACAGGGCGGTAATGGCCTCGACAATAAAAATCGATGGTGAACCGCTTATCGATATTCCTCTGCCTTATTTGGAATATCTGCAGCTATTAAAGAAAACTGATGCAATCATTGAGATCACGTTTTCAAAACAGAAGTATTTTGTAACCGCTAAAAATCTTGTTCAAATGAGTGGGGGGATGCCGGGTTCTATTTTACTGTTGAAGCCTCGTAAAGAGCTTGAAAGTATCGAGTCTGCACTGTTTTCTCAATATATGTACCTGACGCTCTTGTCTTTAGTGATCATAATTGTATTAGGTACAGTCATCACCAGACGCCTTCTATCTCCGGTGATCAATCTAACGAAAGCCTCTATCGAGGTTGCCAGTGGAAAACAGGGGATAAGGGCCGAAATCCAGAGCAGTGACGAGTTTGCCGTATTGGCCAGAAATTTCAATACCATGCTGGTAACCATAGAGGAGCAGCACTGCTTTATCCAAAAGCAAAATGAATCATTGGAGGAGCGGGTCGAGGAGAGAACACAAGATCTGCACCTTGTGATGAATGATTTGAAAAAGCTGACCGTTGCCGTTGAGAAAAGCCCTGTTGGCATGCTCATCACCGATTCGACGGGAATTATAGAGTACGTCAACCCAATGTTTACAGAGCTGTCCGGCTATTCCAGGGAGGAGGCTGTGGGGCAAACGCCGCTAATATTACAGTCAGAACATACCAGTGAAGATAAGATTAAACAGCTCTGCCAACAGGTCTCTCAGGGACATTCCTGGCGGGGAGAGTTTTTGAATAAGACGAGTCATGAACAGCTGCTGTGGCATAGAGTGTTGATCACGCCAATTACGAATGAGGATGGTCTGATATCTCATTACTTAGGGTCGATAGAAGATATTACCGAGAAGAAAGAGAGCGAGGAGAAGCTAATTCAGCAGGCAACGTTTGATACCTTAACTCAGTTACCTAATCGCTTCTTGGCCGAATACCGCCTGAATCAAACACTCTCAGCCGCCCAAAGAGACGGCAAGAAAGGTGCCCTGCTGTTCCTCGATTTAGATAACTTTAAAGAGGTGAACGATACTCTGGGGCATCATGCCGGGGATGAGCTTTTGAAAAGAGTGGCGACCTTGATGAAGAATGCAGTAAGAAAAGAGGATACCGTTGCTCGCCTCGGTGGCGATGAGTTTCTGGTGATATTGAATCATATTCAAAAACGTGAGGATGCTGAGTCTGTAGCCGGTAAAATTATCAAATTGGTCGCACAAGAACCTCTGATTGAAAATTGTTCCATAAAGGTGTCAGCCAGTATCGGAATTGCCGTTTTTCCAGATGATGCGACTAAGGCTAAAAAATTGATGCAAAAGGCTGATACAGCCATGTATGTGGCCAAAAAACAGGGAAAGAATCGTTTCAGTTTTTTTAAGAGTGAAGATGAGTAA
- a CDS encoding multiheme c-type cytochrome: MKSKRRVLITVYLFLAVVFCLLSGSVYFHYDVNDKAHYVTSQECQQCHSVRYDSWKNQTLHPVMFHPINNLDEIQGDFDIDTPVVTFKKEEVEFVIGNKWEQVYARMIDGEYYLFPAKWLITTQQWIPYKVDSWRDTPMSTNCNGCHTTGFNSETYEFSEYGIGCEACHGQASKHVKLQQRLAPDTLCSLCHANDLPPEDKEIIVSIKNSVCGQCHSRGQQSRGNEHMQTSFNFPLNYKPGEALPADYQQSTKQNDSKGKNWWATGLSKNRHQEFADFSVSAHSKSLRNLKEKMTPDRGELTDECLECHSADYRFAEEGSKPTLETAQEGITCVVCHDPHGLDREFKSLHVSAERCGSCHLDSFSNKAADTGRAHSPCPPSAAICADCHMPYIIKSGGAFPIRSHAFKIVPPAATEALNMPNSCQNGGCHEDKTLEWAKQAFDEHYPEYTGNE; encoded by the coding sequence ATGAAGAGTAAAAGAAGAGTATTAATCACTGTTTACCTTTTCTTAGCGGTAGTGTTCTGTCTGCTGAGCGGGTCCGTTTATTTTCATTATGACGTAAACGATAAGGCACATTATGTCACCTCACAGGAGTGTCAGCAGTGCCACAGTGTCAGATATGACTCCTGGAAAAATCAAACATTGCATCCCGTCATGTTTCATCCCATTAATAATCTGGATGAGATACAAGGTGATTTTGACATCGATACCCCTGTTGTCACCTTTAAAAAAGAGGAGGTTGAATTTGTCATAGGCAATAAGTGGGAGCAGGTCTATGCCAGAATGATCGATGGCGAATATTATCTATTCCCTGCCAAATGGCTGATAACGACTCAACAATGGATCCCATATAAAGTTGATAGTTGGAGAGATACTCCTATGTCGACCAATTGTAATGGTTGCCATACCACAGGGTTTAATTCCGAAACCTATGAATTTTCTGAGTATGGGATAGGTTGTGAAGCCTGTCATGGGCAGGCGAGTAAACACGTAAAGCTGCAACAGCGACTCGCCCCCGATACCCTGTGTAGCCTTTGTCATGCTAATGATCTCCCCCCTGAGGATAAAGAGATAATCGTGTCGATTAAAAACTCCGTCTGCGGACAGTGTCATAGCCGAGGTCAGCAGAGTCGAGGGAACGAGCACATGCAAACCAGCTTTAATTTTCCGTTGAACTATAAACCCGGAGAAGCGCTGCCAGCCGATTATCAGCAATCAACGAAGCAAAACGACAGTAAAGGCAAAAATTGGTGGGCTACGGGCTTATCAAAAAACAGGCATCAGGAATTTGCGGACTTTTCGGTATCGGCGCATAGCAAGTCTCTTCGAAACTTGAAAGAGAAAATGACACCAGACAGAGGTGAACTCACCGATGAGTGTCTCGAGTGCCACTCGGCAGATTATCGGTTTGCAGAAGAGGGCAGTAAACCAACACTCGAAACGGCTCAGGAGGGAATAACTTGTGTGGTTTGCCACGATCCCCATGGATTAGACCGTGAATTTAAATCATTACATGTGAGTGCCGAGCGTTGTGGCTCCTGTCATCTCGATAGTTTTTCAAATAAGGCTGCCGATACAGGCAGGGCGCATAGCCCCTGTCCACCGAGTGCGGCGATCTGTGCCGATTGTCATATGCCCTACATTATTAAATCCGGCGGAGCATTTCCTATTCGTAGTCATGCTTTTAAAATTGTACCACCTGCTGCTACTGAGGCACTGAATATGCCTAACTCCTGTCAGAATGGGGGGTGTCACGAGGATAAAACATTAGAGTGGGCTAAGCAGGCCTTCGATGAACATTATCCGGAATATACCGGAAATGAATAG
- a CDS encoding phosphoethanolamine transferase codes for MSSLLNRFSKCQLSTNQLILLVALYFTLVFNFPFLKEVTTTVLALDDFNLLFLATVPVLAFNLCTILFSLFSARPMLKPVLIGLTLISSLVFYAKVSYGVVFDYGMIQNSAETHTAEALSYLNWHVAAFFLFTGVLPAAFILLVKIKHYPRLKSLVSRIKLVATSILSILIIAALFYPNYASVGRNNRQLQKSSVPFQYLVDSFKYTRDQYFTEPRSFKTLDSHPSLNNTDVKHKKVIVMVLGETARAQNFSYNGYGKPTNQATEKYKLISFEHMFSCGTATAVSVPCMFSALTRSSFDNLDAEYEQNLVDLVSLAGVDVLWVDNNGCKGVCERVPTINIDVKSNNPLCDGEYCLDEVLLEPLQEKLANLSAPTTLVVLHMIGSHGPTYFRRYPSETRPFKDDCQRSDIQNCSPESLLNTYDNTIAYTDLVLSKVIASLNALPQDVQPSMLYVSDHGESLGESGAYLHGFPYAFAPEEQKHIPLLAWFPEQRSPYIDTACLQDQAKRDTFSHDNIFHSMLGMLNVHSTQYDKELDMFAKCMQTPSQEGMRLTQLQN; via the coding sequence ATGTCATCTTTGCTAAACCGTTTCTCAAAATGCCAATTGAGCACGAATCAACTTATCCTATTGGTTGCACTCTACTTTACTCTGGTATTTAACTTTCCTTTCCTGAAAGAGGTGACCACCACGGTACTGGCCTTAGATGACTTTAATCTGCTATTTCTCGCCACGGTCCCGGTTCTGGCATTCAACCTATGTACGATTCTGTTTTCACTTTTTTCAGCAAGACCCATGCTAAAGCCCGTCCTGATCGGTTTGACTCTTATCTCCTCTTTAGTTTTCTATGCCAAGGTGAGTTATGGCGTCGTATTCGATTACGGTATGATCCAAAATTCGGCTGAAACCCATACGGCAGAGGCATTGTCTTACCTGAACTGGCATGTTGCGGCATTCTTTCTGTTTACCGGTGTGTTACCGGCGGCCTTTATCCTGCTGGTAAAAATTAAGCATTACCCGAGGCTAAAGTCTTTGGTATCGAGAATAAAGTTAGTCGCGACCTCTATACTGTCAATACTCATCATCGCCGCTCTTTTTTACCCTAACTACGCCTCTGTTGGGCGTAATAACAGACAGCTACAAAAATCTTCCGTCCCCTTTCAATATCTGGTCGACAGTTTTAAATACACAAGAGACCAATATTTTACCGAGCCAAGAAGCTTTAAGACTCTGGACAGCCATCCCAGTCTGAACAACACCGATGTTAAACATAAAAAAGTAATTGTCATGGTGCTGGGTGAAACGGCCAGAGCCCAAAATTTCTCATACAACGGCTATGGTAAGCCGACAAACCAGGCCACCGAAAAATACAAGCTGATATCGTTTGAGCATATGTTTTCATGCGGAACGGCAACGGCGGTGTCCGTTCCCTGCATGTTCTCGGCTCTGACCAGAAGCAGTTTCGATAATCTTGATGCTGAGTATGAGCAAAATTTAGTGGATCTCGTATCGCTGGCCGGAGTCGATGTACTTTGGGTAGACAACAATGGCTGTAAGGGTGTGTGTGAACGCGTGCCCACCATCAATATCGATGTGAAATCCAATAACCCTCTGTGTGATGGTGAATACTGCTTAGATGAAGTGCTACTCGAACCGCTTCAAGAGAAACTTGCAAACTTAAGCGCTCCTACCACCCTAGTTGTGCTCCATATGATAGGTTCTCATGGGCCAACCTATTTCAGACGTTACCCCAGTGAAACTCGCCCCTTCAAGGACGACTGTCAAAGAAGTGATATACAAAATTGTTCTCCTGAGTCTCTGCTCAATACCTACGACAATACTATTGCCTATACCGATCTGGTGTTATCTAAGGTCATCGCAAGCCTCAATGCCCTGCCACAGGATGTACAGCCCTCTATGCTATATGTCTCCGATCATGGTGAATCGCTCGGTGAATCCGGCGCCTACCTACACGGTTTTCCCTATGCGTTCGCCCCAGAAGAGCAGAAGCACATCCCCTTATTGGCCTGGTTTCCCGAGCAACGAAGCCCGTATATTGATACCGCTTGTCTTCAAGACCAAGCAAAGAGAGATACCTTCAGTCACGACAATATCTTCCATAGCATGTTGGGGATGTTGAATGTTCACTCGACGCAATACGATAAAGAGTTAGATATGTTCGCAAAGTGTATGCAGACCCCATCTCAAGAGGGGATGAGGCTCACTCAACTGCAGAATTGA
- a CDS encoding pseudouridine synthase produces MRLDKFLCKSTELTRIEATALIVAGEVLVNGQTVTSASTQVHENNRITLDGQVLTPRASRYIMMHKPLDTLSSNVDGDYPSVMNCLDVDKVCDLHIAGRLDADTTGLVLVTDDGRWSFNIINPKYHCEKVYRVSLRDPINDDVAGKFACGVQLQGEASLTLPAKLEVVSPTEVLLTITEGRYHQVKRMFAAVGNRVNGLHRQQVGDIKLDIGLGQWRYLTTEEINSFSVLQL; encoded by the coding sequence ATGCGGCTTGATAAATTTTTGTGTAAGAGTACTGAACTGACTCGCATTGAGGCGACGGCATTAATTGTTGCTGGTGAGGTGCTCGTCAATGGGCAAACTGTCACATCGGCGTCGACTCAGGTGCATGAAAATAACCGGATCACCTTGGATGGGCAAGTGCTCACCCCACGAGCCTCACGATATATCATGATGCACAAGCCCCTCGATACTCTCAGCTCAAATGTCGATGGCGATTATCCCTCTGTGATGAACTGCCTCGATGTCGATAAGGTGTGTGACCTTCATATTGCCGGACGTTTAGATGCCGATACCACAGGTTTAGTCTTGGTCACCGATGATGGGCGTTGGTCGTTTAATATTATTAACCCTAAGTATCATTGTGAAAAAGTTTATCGGGTTAGTTTGCGCGATCCTATTAATGATGATGTTGCCGGGAAATTTGCCTGCGGGGTTCAGCTTCAGGGGGAAGCGTCACTGACTCTACCGGCAAAGCTTGAGGTGGTGAGCCCAACAGAGGTGCTATTAACCATCACGGAAGGCAGATACCATCAGGTAAAGCGCATGTTTGCCGCCGTGGGGAATCGGGTTAACGGCCTGCATCGACAGCAAGTTGGCGATATCAAACTGGATATTGGGCTCGGACAGTGGCGGTATCTGACAACTGAAGAGATTAACTCATTTTCCGTGCTCCAGTTATAG
- a CDS encoding NAD(P)/FAD-dependent oxidoreductase — MIRLSNIKLDLDHSPEELTQAILTMLNIAADELVETVVFRRGIDARAKNRIFLLYTLDVTTSKDEALLEQFADNQSIKPTPDMSYKFVAQAPEDLGERPVVVGFGPCGIFAGLVLAQMGYKPIILERGKEVRERTKDTFGFWRTKKLNTESNVQFGEGGAGTFSDGKLWTQIKDKKHYGRKVLNEFVAAGAPEEILFVSKPHIGTFKLVSMVEKMRAKIIELGGEIRFSARVDDFHIEDGQVLGLTLADGTQIKSKHIALAIGHSARDTFKMIYDSGIYIEAKPFSVGFRIEHKQSVIDEALFGKFAGHPILGAADYKLVHHCKSGRSVYSFCMCPGGTVVAATSEEHAVVTNGMSQYSRNERNANSAIVVGIDPDDYPEHPLAGIELQRQLEKAAYVLGGENYDAPAQLVGDFLTGTSSAAIGGVEPSYKPGIKLTDMTGLLPQYCVDAIREAIPAFNKKIRGFAMEDATLTGVETRTSSPICIKRSDDFQSINTKGFYPSGEGAGYAGGIMSSAIDGIKVAEAMALSINEQADSKSA; from the coding sequence ATGATACGCCTCTCTAATATTAAACTCGACCTCGATCACTCTCCAGAAGAGCTGACTCAAGCTATCTTAACCATGCTTAACATTGCGGCCGATGAGCTGGTTGAAACTGTGGTGTTTCGTCGTGGCATCGATGCCCGAGCTAAAAACCGTATCTTCCTGCTTTATACACTCGATGTCACCACATCGAAAGATGAAGCCCTGCTTGAGCAGTTTGCTGATAATCAGTCGATTAAACCAACGCCTGATATGAGCTATAAGTTTGTCGCTCAGGCGCCAGAAGATCTTGGTGAGCGCCCAGTGGTGGTTGGCTTCGGTCCATGTGGTATTTTTGCCGGTTTAGTGTTGGCGCAGATGGGTTACAAGCCGATTATCCTTGAGCGTGGTAAAGAGGTGCGTGAGCGCACTAAAGATACCTTTGGGTTTTGGCGCACCAAGAAGTTAAACACAGAATCGAATGTGCAATTTGGTGAAGGCGGCGCGGGGACCTTCTCTGACGGTAAGCTCTGGACCCAGATTAAAGATAAGAAACATTATGGACGTAAGGTACTCAATGAGTTTGTTGCCGCAGGCGCTCCCGAAGAGATCTTATTTGTCAGTAAGCCACATATTGGTACCTTTAAGTTGGTGAGCATGGTCGAGAAGATGCGCGCTAAGATTATCGAGTTAGGTGGCGAAATTCGTTTCAGCGCTCGGGTAGACGATTTTCATATCGAAGATGGACAGGTACTCGGCCTTACTTTAGCGGACGGTACTCAAATCAAGTCGAAGCATATCGCTTTGGCCATAGGTCACAGTGCCCGTGATACTTTCAAGATGATCTACGACAGCGGTATTTACATCGAAGCTAAGCCGTTCTCGGTTGGGTTCAGGATCGAGCATAAACAATCTGTTATCGATGAAGCTCTGTTTGGTAAATTTGCCGGTCACCCTATTTTAGGTGCGGCAGATTACAAGCTCGTTCACCATTGTAAGTCAGGCCGCTCAGTGTATAGCTTCTGTATGTGCCCAGGTGGCACTGTAGTCGCGGCAACCTCTGAGGAGCATGCGGTAGTCACTAATGGTATGAGTCAGTATTCACGTAATGAACGCAACGCCAACAGCGCCATTGTGGTCGGTATCGATCCAGACGATTACCCGGAACATCCATTGGCGGGCATCGAGTTACAACGTCAACTTGAGAAAGCGGCTTATGTGCTTGGTGGTGAGAATTATGATGCGCCGGCTCAGTTAGTCGGAGACTTCTTAACCGGGACTTCGTCTGCTGCAATTGGTGGTGTAGAACCCTCTTATAAGCCGGGTATTAAGCTGACGGATATGACGGGCCTGTTACCGCAATACTGCGTCGATGCGATTCGTGAAGCTATTCCTGCCTTTAATAAAAAGATCCGTGGATTCGCCATGGAAGATGCAACCTTGACCGGCGTTGAGACCCGTACCTCTTCACCTATCTGCATCAAGCGTAGCGATGATTTCCAGAGTATCAATACCAAGGGTTTCTACCCATCTGGTGAGGGTGCCGGATACGCGGGCGGCATTATGTCATCTGCCATCGATGGTATTAAAGTGGCTGAGGCAATGGCCTTAAGTATCAATGAGCAAGCAGACAGCAAATCAGCGTAG
- the fdxA gene encoding ferredoxin FdxA: protein MAFVVTDNCIRCKYTDCVAVCPVDAFHEGPNFLAINPEVCIDCDLCVPECAAQAIFQEDDLPEGMEQYLELNAELAQIWPVITEVKEAPADAEEWDGVKNKREHLII from the coding sequence ATGGCTTTCGTTGTCACAGATAACTGCATAAGATGTAAATACACCGACTGCGTAGCAGTTTGTCCCGTCGATGCATTCCATGAAGGGCCTAATTTTTTAGCCATCAATCCAGAAGTGTGTATCGATTGCGACCTTTGTGTCCCCGAATGCGCGGCTCAAGCTATCTTTCAAGAAGATGACCTACCCGAAGGGATGGAGCAATATCTCGAACTCAATGCCGAACTTGCTCAAATTTGGCCCGTGATCACTGAGGTAAAAGAGGCTCCGGCTGATGCAGAAGAATGGGATGGCGTTAAAAATAAAAGAGAGCACTTAATCATTTAG
- a CDS encoding putative quinol monooxygenase, with translation MSTRVYVIAQFRPKAGKESELFEVLKALEPDALREQGCIQYMLTRQIDHPSATRTNYPIVFNEIWADGESWAAHGRRKQIHHFFNTQVIAKDGLVDDAIVTAYTDEGYDYDAPIFGLGAK, from the coding sequence ATGTCTACTCGCGTTTATGTTATCGCACAATTTCGCCCAAAAGCCGGTAAAGAATCTGAATTGTTTGAAGTATTAAAGGCACTCGAGCCAGATGCTCTGCGTGAGCAAGGCTGCATTCAATATATGCTCACACGTCAGATTGACCATCCCAGCGCCACCCGGACTAACTACCCCATCGTGTTTAATGAAATATGGGCCGATGGTGAGAGTTGGGCGGCACATGGCCGCCGTAAACAGATACACCACTTCTTCAATACACAGGTCATTGCAAAAGATGGCCTGGTCGATGATGCCATCGTCACCGCATACACGGACGAAGGATACGACTACGACGCCCCCATCTTTGGATTAGGCGCCAAATAA